ACAAAAGTCACAAGAGGTGGAGGAGGACGGGGCAGTGGTAATCGAGGCCGAGGTTTCCCTGGTGAGCGTGGTCGCTTTAACTTCCAGCAACCGCGACGCGAAGGCGTCAGGTCGCGTCCCGGTGGCATCGGCTCGACGTCGTCTACTTCAGTTAAGTGGGATGATCCGTATCTGCATTCATCAGTGACAGAAGTGCGTTCTGCTACTCGTTTTCAGTCTACTAATCGTGTCTGGACGAACACCGCTAGCAAGGAGCGGTACAGTTCGCCGTCAAACACGGCTCCACCAGCCGGTCGAACGCGACATACTCGCACGTTTTCACGCTAACATGGAATCCCATAGGACTTCGAAACGGAGTGGGTGTAGCGGATAAGTGTTTCTGTGACCAAAATGAACGCGAATAAAATGTAATgagtaacaataaaaaaagaaaattttaatccACTGCGAATACAGACCGACCGCTACGCGAACGACACATTTATTACATCGACAAAAATTGGGGTAAGAGTGAGAGCAAGATGAGAGGTTAAAGTGAGAAAAGGAGGTAAAAATGTACAAAGAGATTTCTTCTTGCTAGTTTTCTAGTGTGCGACGATATGTGCGTCCTGTTGGGTACCGTTTATTTGCACCCTTACGTTCTATTACCCCAAATAATCTGATGCTTGACGTCTCTACACTTCGGCATCTAATCAGATCCAAACCTTGAAAGATGTGCAACCAGGCAAAACGCTTTCTAGGACAAAAGGCTAGGCCTACTAGACTAGCACGAGGAAAGAATGGCGTCGAATCGTTACGACAGAAGAGAGGAAAGGACAGAAGCCGAATTCATGAGCAAGAAACTTCTCCTATAGATGAAATCTAACGTCGTGACCATCACTTGCGTGAACTGGCTCAGCAATTCTCAATCAGCAAGACCTCAATACTGGTACATGTGATGGTAGCCCGAATACTGTGCAGCTGATTCTtcaaagggaaagaagaaaagaacgggGATAGAAAATGGTAAATTGGCAGTGATTAAAAGGAAGTTGGCAATTCGAAAACAGTTGTGTCTTGCTGTCATGAAAGCGCTATGCGAGAGCCGATACGTTCTCTTCCCGTTTTGAGTTTTGGAAGATATTGAAGCAATAGTTTTGATCAAGCGTCAATTCGAGTCAGTTGATTGCTGCGGCACTGCTGCATAATCCGGAAACAATTCCGAATAACTTGGGGGCGGATCCTCTGCAGCTTTAGTGGCCGGAGTCTCGTCATGATGAGGGACTCGCCATCTTTCTAGAGGAACTacagaaaaatttttacacgAACATCCTTTTTGATataatttatatatatatataccttcACCAGCATGATGTGGAATGGGTAACGTTGATACCACTTGACAATCGTCCTGATTTCTTGCTCGGCGAAGACGTGCTTTGCGTCGACGGCAAAAACACACCATGCTGGCCATCAGGCATAATATGAGGAGCGCTACGGCCCCCAGGATGACAAGTGAAGCCGTGCTAATGGCATTATTGGAAACTGGATGAAAGGAAGTCTAAGTTAGCATAGAAAggaatgtaaaaaaatgagGAGGATTCCTACTGTTACTTGATGTTGCCACAGCGCAGCCCGTCTCGTCCGAAAAGAGTCCTGCCCCACAGTTGACGTGTCCATCGCATTTCAGATTAGATGGAAtgcatttttcttgtgtctttGTTGACTTGTCAACACTGGGTATACATGGCCAATAAGCGgtgtcatttgttttgcaGGCTGGTTAAGTAGTGGAAAAAGCCAACATTGTAATCAAacataacagaagaaaattacAGATCATATTACTGGTCCTGTAAGCAGTCACAACTACTTTCAGTCGTAGAGGTTGAAGATGTTGATCTACTTTACGGCTGGTTTTTCTAAACCAAATATGAAGCTCTCCACCAGGGTCATAAAAAGTTGTAGCTTCTGGTCCTTCAGGAATAAGTGATTCCACATAATTGTGGAgagtttcttcattttgtgATTCAGCTGGACGCTCACTGGTATAATCATATATAGGAACAAGTTTCCTTTCTCCACACAATTTTTTGCTGAGGTAGCCGTCGTCATCCCTGCCAAACTACAAACAAAATGAGGTATATATTTATGCATTCCTTAATAACTTATCTAGTTTGACACACTTACCCAGACATAGTCATCACACTCATTATCCAGAGGATTTCTCCTGAGGTTGATgtcttcaacaacaacctgCAAGCCCTGGTTTTTGGGGGCTTCAATTTCTAAATGGCAGTCAATTGCCAATTCAGTGACATGAGGATATTTTGAAAGTTGTATCAGCAGAGCCGTACTTCTCGAGTTCATTTTAATTGTCCGCTTGGCCGAGGAGCAGACATTTGCGTCTTCTAAATAATcttacaagaaaaagaaaaagactgtTGCGACATCATTGAATTTACGCAAAGGGCGTCGTCGATTTTGGTGCAGTCAATCATACGTTCCTATGAATTTCACTTAacataaatttatataaagcAGATACTTACATATTTGATATCCGTAAGCTTCTAAAATAATAACACTATAAACACACAATAAAAATAGTCTCGTTGCGAACTCCATTTTTTGACAACTTATCGACTGTCTGCAGTCTTAGAGAAGCATAGATCGGCAAAACTGGCTGTCAGTTTATTTAACACGTCACCTATCGGCGGAGTGACACTGCACTAACAGCAGATATCAAAGGCGACAGATGAAAAAGTGATGTTAATACTATATTGTAGCCGTAATTTAGAAATGGAATATTGGTTCCTATATTGTGACTGAATGAATATCGGTTACTAGTTTCGACGCTGTTTCAGAACCTAAAACTTGACCAAAAACGACACCAAATGTTTTTCCTTCACTGAAACAATTTGATACCGTGTTTCTACTACGTCGccattctctctttctctaagATTTTGACAATGAAAGCAGTGATCCCTGAATCCAAGCAAAAAGGCAAAGGCAACGTCGTAGAGAAGATGGTTGATGAGGATTGTTTAGGTTCCTCGTTTATGGCCACCAACGCTAACAACAATTCTCCTGCAATAAACGGAAATCAAGGCATACTTAGAACGTTTTGAAAGTGAGGCGCAAACCTAAGATAGACCATGATTTTTCGGTTCCATTTATACTTTCCTGTAGTGTATTTTAGTTcatatcttctttttttatatttttttcccattgacGGTGACGATTTTTCTATTGGTTCCCTTAAAAATAGCTAAGTGGTAGAGTATTCGttgataacaaaaatattcgGGAATACCATAAAAAACTGGCGACATGATCCTTGCGGGAACCCGTGCAATGTTCATCAACCATCTTCTCAATTACTTTGGAATCAACCCCGAGCTTAGGAGATTGGGGGAAGCATTTCGGGGCGGGGCTCTGGTGTCGTCACATTTTTTCTCCGAATCAAATTAAGATTTTAATCGGGGGAAATTCTGATTGAAAATAATCGATTTATGCAGGGACATAATCGATCGAAGCCTAATTTGTTATTCCAATAAAATCGTTGTCATTGTCCCGTTTACAACTGCGATTTATACCGCATTTCTACTAAGCCTACCCTGATTTCTACCCCGATTCTTAATCAAAAATTTGGCGCCGTGTTAGAGccaccatttttgaaaatggtgTTGGGGCTTCTGGGGCAACCCCTGATTTTTGTCCCGGTTGACAAGTAGTCACCTgatcgtattttttgttgcGGGGCGGAAGCCCCGATTGCAGCTAATCGGGGCAAAAGCAATCCATAATTACTAATTTACTATTATTATGTATTACGACatattgtattttaaaaactttattaaaaattttataattaaaatAGAAACATTCAAGGATTTAGACAGTTAActtcgatttttcattttaaaataatactATTGTTAACGTTGCTTTAGCAAGCTGCTTGACTCGGCAAATttttgacggcaaaatttTTTGCTGTGAAGTGTTAACGCGACAGGGTTGAAAAGACATCGAATACCACCTTCAAGTTTTGGTGAATAATGGGTTCGGCACGTTATGATCGCGCAATTACTGTGTTTTCCCCTGATGGTCATCTTTTTCAAGTCGAATATGCACAGGAGGCTGTAAAAAAAGGATCTACTGCTGTAAGAAACTTTTCATAATTCTAGCAGCCAgactttttaaaaacttgtaGTTACCATTAATTTTTGTCTTAACATATACAGGTCGGTGTGCGTGGGAAGGATTTGGTAATCTTGGGAGTAGAGAAGAAGTCTGTTGCTAAGCTGCAAGAAGAGAGGACTGTTCGTAAAATCTGCCTTCTAGACGATCATGTGGTGATGGCATTTGCTGGACTGACAGCTGATGCCCGTATTTTAATAAACAGAGCTAGAATAGAGTGTCAGTCTCACAAGCTGACAGTAGAGGATCC
The nucleotide sequence above comes from Daphnia carinata strain CSIRO-1 chromosome 3, CSIRO_AGI_Dcar_HiC_V3, whole genome shotgun sequence. Encoded proteins:
- the LOC130704488 gene encoding uncharacterized protein LOC130704488 isoform X2, producing the protein MEFATRLFLLCVYSVIILEAYGYQIYYLEDANVCSSAKRTIKMNSRSTALLIQLSKYPHVTELAIDCHLEIEAPKNQGLQVVVEDINLRRNPLDNECDDYVWFGRDDDGYLSKKLCGERKLVPIYDYTSERPAESQNEETLHNYVESLIPEGPEATTFYDPGGELHIWFRKTSRKVDQHLQPLRLKVVVTAYRTSNMISCKTNDTAYWPCIPSVDKSTKTQEKCIPSNLKCDGHVNCGAGLFSDETGCAVATSISNNAISTASLVILGAVALLILCLMASMVCFCRRRKARLRRARNQDDCQVVSTLPIPHHAGEVPLERWRVPHHDETPATKAAEDPPPSYSELFPDYAAVPQQSTDSN
- the LOC130704488 gene encoding uncharacterized protein LOC130704488 isoform X1, translating into MEFATRLFLLCVYSVIILEAYGYQIYYLEDANVCSSAKRTIKMNSRSTALLIQLSKYPHVTELAIDCHLEIEAPKNQGLQVVVEDINLRRNPLDNECDDYVWFGRDDDGYLSKKLCGERKLVPIYDYTSERPAESQNEETLHNYVESLIPEGPEATTFYDPGGELHIWFRKTSRKVDQHLQPLRLKVVVTAYRTSNMISCKTNDTAYWPCIPSVDKSTKTQEKCIPSNLKCDGHVNCGAGLFSDETGCAVATSSNISNNAISTASLVILGAVALLILCLMASMVCFCRRRKARLRRARNQDDCQVVSTLPIPHHAGEVPLERWRVPHHDETPATKAAEDPPPSYSELFPDYAAVPQQSTDSN
- the LOC130704488 gene encoding uncharacterized protein LOC130704488 isoform X3: MEFATRLFLLCVYSVIILEAYGYQIYYLEDANVCSSAKRTIKMNSRSTALLIQLSKYPHVTELAIDCHLEIEAPKNQGLQVVVEDINLRRNPLDNECDDYVWFGRDDDGYLSKKLCGERKLVPIYDYTSERPAESQNEETLHNYVESLIPEGPEATTFYDPGGELHIWFRKTSRKVDQHLQPLRLKVVVTAYRTTCKTNDTAYWPCIPSVDKSTKTQEKCIPSNLKCDGHVNCGAGLFSDETGCAVATSSNISNNAISTASLVILGAVALLILCLMASMVCFCRRRKARLRRARNQDDCQVVSTLPIPHHAGEVPLERWRVPHHDETPATKAAEDPPPSYSELFPDYAAVPQQSTDSN